Proteins encoded by one window of Nostoc sp. ATCC 53789:
- a CDS encoding IS630 family transposase — protein sequence MGLKTLTGKVITASGVKPTVEVKWPRENFWIYGAIEPLTGDHFLYEYPKLNGECFQQFLDWLSQQLGGDYAILQVDQAPAHTSSAIRWPENIIPLFQPPSAPELNPIERLWQLLKKPLKNQLFSSLQNLRDRIQEIFNQLTLEQVISISSYNFILEALFYAASY from the coding sequence GTGGGACTGAAAACTCTTACAGGAAAAGTGATTACTGCCTCTGGAGTTAAGCCTACTGTTGAGGTGAAATGGCCACGGGAAAATTTTTGGATTTATGGTGCAATTGAACCATTGACTGGAGATCATTTTCTTTATGAATATCCAAAACTGAATGGCGAGTGTTTTCAACAGTTTTTGGACTGGCTATCTCAACAATTAGGTGGGGATTACGCTATTTTACAGGTTGACCAAGCACCTGCTCATACAAGTTCAGCAATTCGTTGGCCAGAAAATATTATTCCTCTGTTTCAACCACCTTCAGCCCCTGAACTCAATCCCATTGAAAGGCTTTGGCAGCTCCTCAAGAAACCACTCAAAAATCAGCTTTTCTCTTCTTTACAGAATTTACGCGATCGCATCCAAGAAATATTTAATCAACTTACACTTGAGCAGGTAATATCTATCTCTTCTTATAACTTTATTCTCGAAGCTCTTTTCTATGCAGCTTCATATTAA